Proteins encoded by one window of Luteimonas yindakuii:
- the ettA gene encoding energy-dependent translational throttle protein EttA — MSSQYIYTMNRVSKVVPPKRQIIKDISLSFFPGAKIGLLGLNGSGKSTVLRIMAGVDQDFEGEARPQPGTKVGYLAQEPELNPEHTVRQAVEEGVGEVLQAQAALDRIYDAYAEEGADFDALAKEQERLEAILAAGDAHTLENQLEVAADALRLPPWDAVIGKLSGGEKRRVALCRLLLQKPDMLLLDEPTNHLDAESVEWLEQFLARYTGTVVAVTHDRYFLDNAAEWILELDRGRGIPWKGNYTEWLVQKEDRLKQEDNQEKARQKAIQKELEWARQNAKGGRSKGKARLARIDELQSVDYQKRNETNEIFIPPGERLGNKVIEFKNVSKKFGDRLLIDDLSFMVPAGAIVGIIGPNGAGKSTLFKMITGQETPDSGSIDIGPTVKLAYVDQSRDALTGNHNVFQEVSGGLDILNINGIEIQSRAYIGRFNFKGQDQQKMVGTLSGGERGRLHMAKTLLQGGNVLLLDEPSNDLDIETLRALEDALLEFPGNTFVISHDRWFLDRIATHILAFEGNSHVEFFQGNYREYEEDKRRRMGDDAGPKRLRFKALK; from the coding sequence ATGTCCTCGCAATACATCTACACCATGAACCGCGTGTCCAAGGTGGTTCCGCCCAAGCGGCAGATCATCAAGGACATCTCGCTGTCGTTCTTCCCGGGCGCCAAGATCGGCCTGCTCGGCCTCAACGGTTCCGGCAAGTCGACGGTGTTGCGGATCATGGCCGGCGTCGACCAGGACTTCGAAGGCGAGGCGCGCCCGCAGCCCGGCACCAAGGTCGGCTATCTCGCCCAGGAGCCGGAGCTCAACCCCGAGCACACCGTGCGCCAGGCGGTCGAGGAAGGCGTGGGCGAAGTGCTGCAGGCGCAGGCCGCGCTGGACAGGATCTACGACGCCTATGCCGAGGAAGGCGCCGATTTCGACGCCCTGGCCAAGGAGCAGGAGCGCCTGGAGGCGATCCTCGCCGCCGGCGACGCGCACACGCTGGAGAACCAGCTGGAAGTGGCCGCCGACGCGCTGCGCCTGCCGCCGTGGGATGCGGTGATCGGCAAGCTGTCGGGTGGCGAGAAGCGCCGCGTGGCGCTGTGCCGCCTGCTGCTGCAGAAGCCCGACATGCTGCTGCTCGACGAGCCCACCAACCACCTCGACGCCGAGTCGGTCGAGTGGCTGGAGCAGTTCCTCGCCCGCTACACCGGCACCGTGGTGGCGGTCACGCATGACCGCTACTTCCTCGACAACGCCGCCGAGTGGATCCTCGAGCTCGACCGCGGCCGCGGCATCCCGTGGAAGGGCAACTACACCGAGTGGCTGGTGCAGAAGGAGGACCGGCTCAAGCAGGAAGACAACCAGGAAAAGGCGCGCCAGAAGGCGATCCAGAAGGAGCTCGAGTGGGCGCGGCAGAACGCCAAGGGCGGCCGTTCCAAGGGCAAGGCGCGCCTGGCGCGCATCGACGAGCTGCAGTCGGTCGATTACCAGAAGCGCAACGAGACCAACGAGATCTTCATTCCGCCGGGCGAGCGCCTGGGCAACAAGGTCATCGAGTTCAAGAACGTCTCGAAGAAGTTCGGCGACCGCCTGCTGATCGACGACCTGAGCTTCATGGTGCCGGCCGGCGCCATCGTCGGCATCATCGGTCCCAACGGCGCCGGCAAGTCGACGCTGTTCAAGATGATCACCGGGCAGGAAACGCCGGACTCGGGTTCGATCGACATCGGCCCGACGGTGAAGCTGGCCTATGTCGACCAGAGCCGCGACGCGCTGACCGGCAACCACAACGTGTTCCAGGAAGTGTCCGGCGGCCTCGACATCCTCAACATCAACGGCATCGAGATCCAGTCGCGCGCCTACATCGGCCGCTTCAACTTCAAGGGCCAGGACCAGCAGAAAATGGTCGGCACGCTGTCGGGTGGTGAGCGCGGCCGCCTGCACATGGCCAAGACCCTGCTGCAGGGCGGCAACGTGCTGCTGCTCGACGAACCGTCCAACGACCTCGACATCGAGACCCTGCGCGCGCTCGAAGACGCGCTGCTGGAGTTCCCGGGCAACACCTTCGTGATTTCGCATGACCGCTGGTTCCTGGACCGCATCGCGACCCACATCCTCGCCTTCGAAGGCAACAGCCACGTGGAGTTCTTCCAGGGCAACTACCGCGAATACGAGGAAGACAAGCGCCGCCGCATGGGCGACGACGCCGGCCCCAAGCGCCTGAGGTTCAAGGCACTGAAGTGA
- the pyrF gene encoding orotidine-5'-phosphate decarboxylase: protein MGFMQALRARWSAADTLVCVGLDPEPAKFPQKFADDPDAVFAFCRDIADATAEFACAFKPQIAHFAALGAEDALERLIAHLHAAHPGVPVILDAKRGDIGSTAQRYAVEAFGRYRADAVTVNPYLGRDSVQPFLDHADRGVVILCRTSNPGAGDLQDLIVPDDGGGGRPLYQHVAETIARDWNTHGNCALVVGATWPAQLAEVRAIVGDMPLLVPGVGAQGGDAEAVVRNAKSADGTGLLVSSSRAILYASPGDDYADAAASAARSLRDTLNAAR, encoded by the coding sequence ATGGGATTCATGCAGGCATTGCGCGCACGCTGGAGTGCCGCCGACACCCTGGTCTGCGTCGGCCTCGACCCCGAACCGGCGAAGTTCCCGCAGAAGTTCGCCGATGATCCCGACGCGGTGTTCGCGTTCTGCCGCGACATCGCCGATGCCACGGCGGAGTTCGCCTGCGCGTTCAAACCGCAGATCGCGCACTTCGCCGCGCTCGGTGCGGAGGACGCGCTGGAACGGCTGATCGCGCACCTGCATGCCGCGCACCCCGGCGTGCCGGTGATCCTCGACGCCAAGCGCGGCGATATCGGCAGCACCGCGCAGCGTTACGCGGTCGAAGCGTTCGGGCGTTACCGCGCCGATGCGGTGACGGTGAATCCATACCTCGGCCGCGATTCCGTGCAGCCGTTCCTCGACCATGCCGACCGCGGGGTGGTGATCCTCTGCCGCACCTCCAACCCGGGCGCCGGCGACCTGCAGGATCTCATCGTGCCGGATGACGGCGGGGGCGGCCGTCCGCTGTACCAGCACGTGGCGGAAACGATCGCCCGCGACTGGAACACGCATGGCAACTGCGCGCTGGTGGTTGGCGCGACGTGGCCGGCGCAGCTGGCCGAGGTCCGCGCCATCGTCGGCGACATGCCGCTGCTGGTGCCCGGCGTCGGCGCCCAGGGCGGCGATGCCGAAGCGGTGGTGCGCAATGCGAAGAGCGCCGACGGCACCGGCCTGCTGGTCAGCTCGTCGCGCGCGATCCTCTATGCGTCACCGGGCGACGACTACGCCGACGCCGCCGCCAGCGCCGCGCGCAGCCTGCGCGACACCCTCAACGCCGCGCGCTGA
- the def gene encoding peptide deformylase, translating into MIRPIVRMGDPVLVRPAAPVTAFDATLQTLVADMWETMAQAGGVGLAAPQVGIGLQVMVFGFDQAERYPDAPPVPRTVLVNPVIEPVGDAREGGWEGCLSIPGLRGWVPRWQRIRWRGHDVDGQAMEGEAAGFHARVIQHEYDHLHGVLYPMRIEDFSRFGFADVLFPQREAGATR; encoded by the coding sequence GTGATCCGCCCGATCGTGCGCATGGGCGATCCGGTGCTGGTCCGGCCCGCCGCGCCGGTGACCGCATTCGACGCCACGTTGCAGACGCTCGTGGCGGACATGTGGGAAACGATGGCACAGGCCGGCGGTGTCGGACTGGCCGCACCGCAGGTGGGCATCGGACTGCAGGTGATGGTGTTCGGCTTCGACCAGGCGGAACGCTATCCCGATGCACCGCCGGTGCCGCGCACGGTGCTGGTCAACCCTGTGATCGAGCCGGTGGGCGATGCGCGCGAAGGCGGCTGGGAAGGCTGCCTGTCGATCCCCGGCCTGCGCGGCTGGGTGCCACGCTGGCAGCGGATCCGCTGGCGCGGCCACGACGTCGACGGACAAGCGATGGAAGGCGAGGCGGCAGGGTTCCACGCGCGGGTGATCCAGCACGAGTACGACCACCTGCACGGCGTGCTGTATCCGATGCGGATCGAGGACTTCAGCCGTTTCGGGTTCGCCGACGTGCTGTTTCCGCAACGCGAGGCGGGTGCGACCCGTTGA
- a CDS encoding glycosyltransferase family 2 protein — MTHDRASTTGGIAAVVVSYNSASTIDDCLARLRAADGVTEIRVVDNHSQDATVALVQRHASADARVRFIANPDNPGFSVACNQGADASEAPWLAFVNPDCLPEADALARLRAHAAAHDGPVLLGGDLVDEAGVRDGAARRRDPDFGAMLRSAAARQLDLPVDDGVVLQDVDAISGALMLMPRALFQHIGGFDTGYRLHAEDLDLCRRAREAGATVLVANDVRVVHVRGVSSRSRPLFVEWHKHRGLWRYFRRFEAPRRSMLQRGAVWAAIWLRFPLAVFRQALR; from the coding sequence ATGACGCACGACAGAGCTTCCACCACCGGCGGCATCGCCGCGGTGGTGGTCAGCTACAACAGCGCCTCCACCATCGACGACTGCCTGGCGCGCCTGCGTGCCGCCGACGGCGTCACCGAGATCCGTGTCGTCGACAACCACTCGCAGGATGCGACGGTCGCGCTGGTGCAGCGCCATGCCAGCGCGGATGCGCGCGTACGTTTCATCGCGAATCCGGACAACCCCGGGTTCTCGGTGGCCTGCAACCAGGGTGCCGATGCGAGCGAGGCGCCGTGGCTGGCCTTCGTCAATCCGGACTGCCTGCCCGAAGCCGATGCACTGGCGCGGCTGCGCGCGCATGCGGCCGCGCACGACGGTCCGGTGCTGCTGGGCGGCGACCTGGTCGACGAGGCGGGCGTGCGCGATGGCGCCGCGCGCCGGCGCGATCCCGATTTCGGCGCGATGCTGCGCTCGGCGGCGGCGCGGCAGCTCGACCTGCCGGTCGACGACGGCGTGGTGCTGCAGGACGTCGATGCGATCTCCGGCGCGCTGATGCTGATGCCACGCGCGCTGTTCCAGCACATCGGTGGTTTCGATACCGGGTACCGCCTGCATGCCGAGGATCTCGACCTCTGCCGGCGCGCACGCGAGGCCGGGGCCACGGTGCTGGTGGCCAATGACGTCCGCGTCGTCCACGTGCGCGGCGTGTCCAGCCGCTCGCGGCCGCTGTTCGTCGAATGGCACAAGCACCGCGGCCTGTGGCGCTATTTCCGCAGGTTCGAGGCGCCACGGCGCAGCATGCTGCAGCGTGGCGCGGTATGGGCGGCGATCTGGCTGCGGTTCCCGCTGGCGGTGTTCCGGCAGGCGCTTCGATAG
- the gspD gene encoding type II secretion system secretin GspD, translated as MTRSHATVFRFRFRSFALALLLGLLAGCASLAVPEIRRDAQPMVAPGEVERESLDDADAGPRAQVRRGTQQTINRAAAAQPLPNLGATSGEATFNFEGESVHAVVKAVLGDMLGQNYVIAPEVQGTVTLATPRPVGASQALSLLEMVLGWNNARMIYADGRYNIVPADTAMATGAVAPRTGSAAGARGFEARTVQLQYISATEMEKILEPYARPNSIVNVDNGRNVITVAGTRAELENYLRTIEIFDVDWLAGMSVGVFPLESGRATQVVGDLEKVFGEDSGSPVAGMFRFLPLDGANAVMVITSQPAYLDEIQRWLERIDTAGGESRLFSYELKYIKAAELAERLAQVFGASSGGSGDTDGSASLMPGTTQTRIGSQDDARRDGSSLTGGNDRIGGGAGTGGGFQGEMSLNPASLGNTSVMLEVEGSRVGVSAVDETNTLLVRATASAWKSIREVVERLDVMPMQVHIEAQVAEVLLTGDLRYGVNWFFERAVTDAGLPSAVGRTTWSGIAGNVSGTTQGGVGPGLGWTFLGRNAAAVLSALDQVTDVRLLQTPSVFVRNNAEATLNVGSRIPVASVSVNPVFGGGDNAISQVQYIDTGIILTVRPRVTRDGTVFLDIVQEVSTPGDEPDQYGNVRINTRRMKTEAAVQAGDTVMLAGLISDQNTRGSTGFPGLSRIPVVGGLFGQQRIASERSEVIILLTPTIVRDPNEARRLTDEYGRRFRALDPLRQQQADEAARAADGAE; from the coding sequence ATGACGCGATCCCATGCCACCGTGTTCCGCTTCCGCTTCCGCTCCTTCGCGCTTGCGCTGCTGCTGGGCCTGCTGGCCGGTTGTGCTTCGCTGGCCGTGCCGGAGATCCGCCGCGACGCGCAGCCGATGGTGGCGCCGGGCGAGGTGGAGCGGGAATCACTCGACGACGCCGACGCCGGCCCGCGCGCGCAGGTGCGCCGTGGCACCCAGCAGACCATCAACCGCGCGGCGGCCGCGCAGCCGCTGCCCAACCTCGGCGCCACCAGCGGCGAAGCGACCTTCAACTTCGAGGGCGAGTCCGTGCACGCCGTGGTCAAGGCGGTGCTCGGCGACATGCTCGGCCAGAACTACGTGATCGCACCGGAAGTGCAGGGCACGGTGACGCTGGCGACGCCGCGCCCGGTCGGCGCCTCGCAGGCGCTGAGCCTGCTGGAGATGGTGCTGGGCTGGAACAACGCACGGATGATCTATGCCGACGGCCGCTATAACATCGTGCCAGCGGACACCGCGATGGCCACTGGCGCGGTCGCCCCGCGCACCGGCAGCGCGGCGGGCGCGCGCGGCTTCGAGGCGCGTACGGTGCAGCTGCAGTACATCTCCGCGACCGAGATGGAGAAGATCCTCGAGCCGTACGCGCGCCCGAATTCGATCGTCAACGTCGACAACGGCCGCAACGTGATCACCGTGGCCGGCACCCGCGCCGAGCTCGAGAACTACCTGCGCACGATCGAGATCTTCGACGTCGACTGGCTGGCCGGCATGTCGGTCGGCGTGTTCCCGCTCGAATCCGGCCGCGCCACCCAGGTGGTCGGCGACCTGGAAAAGGTGTTCGGCGAGGACAGCGGGTCGCCGGTGGCGGGGATGTTCCGCTTCCTGCCGCTGGATGGCGCCAACGCGGTGATGGTGATCACCTCGCAGCCGGCCTATCTCGACGAGATCCAGCGCTGGCTGGAGCGCATCGACACCGCCGGCGGCGAGTCGCGGCTGTTCTCCTATGAACTCAAGTACATCAAGGCGGCCGAGCTCGCCGAGCGGCTGGCGCAGGTGTTCGGGGCGTCGTCGGGTGGTTCCGGCGATACCGACGGCAGCGCCTCACTGATGCCGGGCACCACGCAGACCCGCATCGGCAGTCAGGACGACGCTCGTCGCGACGGCTCGTCGCTGACCGGCGGCAACGACCGCATCGGTGGCGGCGCCGGTACCGGCGGCGGCTTCCAGGGCGAGATGTCGCTCAACCCGGCCAGCCTGGGCAATACCAGCGTGATGCTGGAAGTCGAAGGGTCGCGCGTAGGCGTGTCGGCGGTCGACGAGACCAACACCCTGCTGGTGCGCGCGACGGCATCGGCGTGGAAGTCGATCCGCGAGGTGGTGGAACGCCTCGACGTGATGCCGATGCAGGTGCATATCGAAGCGCAGGTGGCCGAGGTACTGCTTACCGGCGACCTGCGCTACGGCGTGAACTGGTTCTTCGAGCGTGCGGTGACCGATGCCGGCCTGCCCAGCGCCGTGGGACGCACGACCTGGAGCGGCATCGCCGGCAATGTCAGTGGCACGACCCAGGGCGGCGTCGGCCCGGGGCTGGGCTGGACCTTCCTCGGCCGCAATGCCGCGGCGGTGCTGTCCGCACTCGACCAGGTCACCGACGTGCGCCTGCTGCAGACGCCGTCGGTGTTCGTGCGCAACAACGCCGAAGCCACGCTCAACGTCGGCAGCCGCATCCCGGTAGCCTCGGTCAGCGTCAACCCGGTGTTCGGCGGTGGCGACAACGCGATCAGCCAGGTGCAGTACATCGACACCGGCATCATCCTCACCGTGCGCCCGCGGGTGACCCGCGACGGCACCGTGTTCCTCGACATCGTGCAGGAGGTCAGCACGCCCGGTGACGAACCGGACCAGTACGGCAACGTGCGCATCAATACCCGGCGGATGAAGACCGAAGCGGCGGTGCAGGCCGGCGACACGGTGATGCTGGCCGGCCTGATCAGCGACCAGAACACCCGCGGTTCCACCGGCTTCCCCGGGCTGAGCCGGATCCCGGTGGTCGGCGGCCTGTTCGGCCAGCAGCGCATCGCCAGCGAGCGCAGCGAGGTGATCATCCTGCTGACGCCAACCATCGTGCGCGACCCGAACGAGGCGCGCCGCCTCACCGACGAATACGGCCGGCGCTTCCGTGCACTCGATCCGCTGCGCCAGCAGCAGGCGGACGAGGCTGCGCGGGCCGCCGACGGGGCCGAGTGA
- a CDS encoding general secretion pathway protein GspN → MRLDQAGTSTGLLAAVALWAVLLWLLALAGLGSRVGTLPDDASLLQPLPQAGDPPAERLGPLPQYAAIGDRPLFAEDRRHRPFVLDGGGSDEAGTPDFDVVLTSVLITPSLQMAIVQPREGGDALRVRVGDAPRGFGNWALRSVSPRAAVFAGPDGERVLELRVYDGRGGQPPTPASAVPQPSVAALPVPPSPPWDRTRAPARQQAEQARTAAPPAQPAQPPQAGPVEAGDSPPREADPTPASQAEAIRRRIEARRARLQAERATQPAEPVESPQ, encoded by the coding sequence ATGCGCCTTGATCAGGCGGGGACCTCGACCGGCCTGCTCGCCGCCGTCGCGCTGTGGGCGGTGCTGCTGTGGCTGCTGGCGCTGGCCGGGCTCGGCAGCAGGGTGGGCACGTTGCCCGACGATGCCTCGCTGCTGCAGCCATTGCCGCAGGCCGGCGATCCCCCCGCCGAGCGGCTCGGGCCGTTGCCGCAGTACGCGGCCATCGGCGATCGGCCGCTGTTCGCCGAGGACCGTCGCCATCGCCCGTTCGTGCTCGACGGCGGCGGCAGCGACGAGGCCGGCACGCCCGATTTCGACGTGGTGCTGACCAGCGTGCTGATCACGCCGTCGCTGCAGATGGCGATCGTGCAGCCACGCGAAGGTGGCGATGCGCTGCGCGTGCGCGTCGGCGACGCCCCGCGTGGATTCGGCAACTGGGCATTGCGCTCGGTGTCGCCGCGCGCGGCGGTGTTTGCCGGGCCCGACGGCGAACGCGTGCTGGAACTGCGCGTCTACGACGGACGCGGCGGGCAGCCGCCGACCCCGGCGAGTGCCGTGCCGCAACCGTCGGTGGCGGCACTGCCGGTGCCGCCGTCGCCACCGTGGGACCGGACCCGGGCGCCGGCCCGCCAGCAGGCAGAGCAGGCCCGGACTGCCGCACCGCCCGCACAGCCCGCACAGCCGCCGCAGGCCGGCCCGGTGGAAGCCGGCGACAGCCCCCCGCGCGAGGCCGACCCCACCCCTGCCAGCCAGGCCGAAGCCATCCGCCGCCGCATCGAGGCGCGCCGCGCGCGCCTGCAGGCCGAACGGGCAACGCAGCCCGCAGAACCCGTAGAGTCCCCGCAATGA
- the gspM gene encoding type II secretion system protein GspM: MRAAEVRPRDRWLALGVLVALLAVAYLVLVHPWWTVPMREAGAQIEALQQRELRARTVLQQAPQVEARALEVSERYARTPGFLPERSPELATASLVQRLESAVAEASPGNRSCAIVNRSPMQPPRQDARYPRVVVQARVRCGAPELAALLHALESGAPRLFVDNLNVLSQRHFLASEAPGQGVGLDVSFDLYGFLQPAEAADAP, translated from the coding sequence ATGCGGGCGGCTGAAGTGCGACCGCGCGACCGCTGGCTGGCGCTGGGCGTGCTGGTCGCACTGCTGGCCGTGGCGTACCTGGTGCTGGTGCACCCGTGGTGGACAGTGCCGATGCGCGAGGCCGGGGCACAGATCGAAGCCCTGCAGCAGCGTGAACTGCGCGCGCGCACCGTGCTGCAGCAGGCGCCGCAGGTCGAGGCACGCGCACTCGAAGTGTCGGAGCGCTATGCGCGTACGCCCGGCTTCCTGCCCGAGCGCAGCCCGGAACTCGCCACGGCATCGCTGGTGCAGCGGCTGGAATCGGCGGTGGCCGAGGCGAGCCCGGGCAACCGCAGCTGCGCGATCGTCAACCGCTCGCCGATGCAGCCGCCGCGACAGGACGCGCGCTATCCGCGCGTGGTGGTGCAGGCGCGGGTGCGCTGTGGCGCGCCGGAGCTCGCCGCGCTGTTGCATGCGCTGGAGAGCGGTGCGCCGCGGCTGTTCGTCGACAACCTCAACGTGCTGTCGCAACGGCATTTCCTCGCCTCCGAAGCACCCGGCCAGGGCGTCGGCCTCGACGTGAGCTTCGACCTCTACGGCTTCCTGCAACCCGCGGAGGCCGCCGATGCGCCTTGA
- a CDS encoding PilN domain-containing protein: MAGAVDASATSAIATSRAALAGRLRPRLVGAWEWWTTALLAWLPLRLRERLGLLPQRLLLRLHGTDLAVALERAGEPRALAVLPWHDSGDGVRVLSRVLAPQLAEMPRWLVLPAGSGLRRTLRLPAAAAERLRDVVSFEIDRQTPFSTRTAVFDARVIALRDDGQLDAELVVVPRRTLDDALATLGPVADTLAGVDLDDGSGQSLGIDLLPANRRLHRTDPRRRWNLLLAAIALCALVAGMWQVLDNRRAAADAFEDASRPVIAQARAASVQRQRLASLIDGMRYLETQRAARPTMVEILDELSRRLPDSTYLEKLAVENDRLLLIGLSSEASALVGQLEGSPLWRSPALTGALQPDPRSRRDRFTLTAELAVTEVANAPAARGGSDAGG; encoded by the coding sequence CGCCTGGGAATGGTGGACCACCGCGTTGCTGGCGTGGCTGCCGCTGCGCCTGCGCGAGCGGCTCGGCCTGCTGCCGCAGCGTCTGCTGCTGCGCCTGCATGGAACTGATCTCGCGGTCGCGCTGGAACGCGCCGGTGAACCGCGTGCGCTCGCGGTGCTGCCCTGGCATGACAGCGGCGATGGCGTGCGTGTGCTGTCGCGCGTGCTGGCGCCGCAGCTTGCCGAGATGCCGCGCTGGCTGGTGCTGCCGGCCGGCAGCGGCCTGCGTCGCACGCTGCGTCTCCCCGCCGCCGCCGCCGAACGCCTGCGCGACGTGGTCTCGTTCGAGATCGACCGGCAGACCCCGTTTTCCACCCGGACCGCGGTGTTCGACGCACGCGTGATCGCGCTGCGCGATGACGGCCAGCTCGATGCCGAACTGGTGGTGGTGCCGCGGCGCACGCTGGACGACGCGCTGGCCACACTGGGGCCGGTGGCCGACACGCTCGCCGGTGTCGACCTCGATGACGGCAGCGGGCAGTCCCTGGGCATCGACCTGTTGCCGGCAAATCGCCGGCTGCACCGCACGGATCCGCGCCGGCGCTGGAACCTGCTGCTGGCGGCGATCGCGCTGTGCGCGCTGGTGGCCGGCATGTGGCAGGTGCTGGACAACCGGCGTGCCGCCGCCGATGCGTTCGAGGATGCGTCGCGGCCGGTGATCGCGCAGGCGCGTGCGGCGTCGGTGCAGCGCCAGCGGCTGGCGAGCCTGATCGACGGCATGCGCTATCTCGAGACACAGCGCGCGGCACGACCGACGATGGTCGAGATCCTCGACGAGCTCAGCCGGCGCCTGCCGGACAGCACCTATCTGGAGAAGCTCGCGGTCGAGAACGACCGCCTGTTGCTGATCGGCCTGAGCAGCGAGGCCTCCGCGCTGGTCGGGCAACTGGAAGGGTCGCCGCTGTGGCGCTCGCCGGCCCTGACGGGCGCCCTGCAGCCCGATCCGCGCAGTCGCCGCGACCGCTTCACCCTGACCGCCGAACTCGCGGTCACCGAAGTCGCCAATGCCCCGGCAGCGCGTGGAGGTTCCGATGCGGGCGGCTGA